The following is a genomic window from Chiloscyllium plagiosum isolate BGI_BamShark_2017 chromosome 51, ASM401019v2, whole genome shotgun sequence.
CGGAGAGGTGCTAACTCCTTGCAGCGTGAGCTTTGTGCTGCTTTGCCTTGGTCCCTTTCCCTCCTGTTACCCCAGGGACACATGGCCCTCTGAAAACAAACTCTCCAAAGCTTTCCCAAGGGATTTGTGCTATTTTCCCAGTGACTGTCTTCCCTGTTAACCCCAGGGACCCCCTCACAGCCCACACAGCAGGGGTGCAGGGCACAGTCTCGGGCATGGCTAGGCAgaatgggggggggaggtgtgtggatAATCAGGTGGGCAGGGGCGGGGTGGGATGGGGTTGTGGTAGCGATAGGCCTGTCAGTGTGGAATGGCAGCACAGTGGGCATACCATACCGTCCCATACCCACATTGGACAGGGGGGGATGGGGATccccctctctcctccctccctcagTTAGGGTGTTAATGATGCCCCTCAGCCATGAGACCTCTCAGGGGGGGGATGGGGATccccctctctcctccctccctcagTTAGGGTGTTAATGATGCCCCTCAGCCATGAGACCTCTCCACCCAACTCAGGGCCGTGTTTCATATTGACTATGGAGCTGTCTTGTTGTGTTGTGCCTGGGGGTGGCATCTGACTGGTATCCAGCCTCTTGAGGGTTGCCCATTCCTGACCCACGGATGGGTTTTAAAGGTGGCAGTGGTAACGTCTTGCAGCAGCTGACCCTGCGTATCTCTCCCCCGTGCAGTAAAGCCCAGCCACTGTTTGCTGCTCACCCTTTGGAAGATATGGAGGAGTCCATGAGCTGGGCACCACCGGCCCAGCACAAAGATGAGCTGTGGAGACGGGCCACAAAGAAGGGGCAAGTAAACTGCGCGGCCTTTCCCATCATTCCTCACCCTTACCCCCAATTACCACCCCCGCCCTGGCATTCCCTGCCCATCCACCGctcctcaaccccattcccccaccATGCCCCAGCTNNNNNNNNNNNNNNNNNNNNNNNNNNNNNNNNNNNNNNNNNNNNNNNNNNNNNNNNNNNNNNNNNNNNNNNNNNNNNNNNNNNNNNNNNNNNNNNNNNNNNNNNNNNNNNNNNNNNNNNNNNNNNNNNNNNNNNNNNNNNNNNNNNNNNNNNNNNNNNNNNNNNNNNNNNNNNNNNNNNNNNNNNNNNNNNNNNNNNNNNNNNNNNNNNNNNNNNNNNNNNNNNNNNNNNNNNNNNNNNNNNNNNNNNNNNNNNNNNNNNNNNNNNNNNNNNNNNNNNNNNNNNNNNNNNNNNNNNNNNNNNNNNNNNNNNNNNNNNNNNNNNNNNNNNNNNNNNNNNNNNNNNNNNNNNNNNNNNNNNNNNNNNNNNNNNNNNNNNNNNNNNNNNNNNNNNNNNNNNNNNNNNNNNNNNNNNNNNNNNNNNNNNNNNNNNNNNNNNNNNNNNNNNNNNNNNNNNNNNNNNNNNNNNNNNNNNNNNNNNNNNNNNNNNNNNNNNNNNNNNNNNNNNNNNNNNNNNNNNNNNNNNNNNNNNNNNNNNNNNNNNNNNNNNNNNNNNNNNNNNNNNNNNNNNNNNNNNNNNNNNNNNNNNNNNNNNNNNNNNNNNNNNNNNNNNNNNNNNNNNNNNNNNNNNNNNNNNNNNNNNNCGCTCTTCACCCCTCCCATTCGCCGCCAATAACCCACACTGCACGCCCCATTCCCCGCCAATCCCCCTGCCCTTCTCTTCACCCTCCCACTTCCCATCCTGCACTGTTCCCCCTCCACAACCCAGATCCATGTTTCCCCACTCTATAGCCCATGGGGACCCTGTGTAACGTTTACTGATCTGTTGTTGGCACAAATCTAGCTGGGACAGTGAGATTTTGAGGATGATGTATAGAGGATTCCAGgggatttggacagactgagtgagTGGACCAGAACTCGGCAGATGGAATATCATGTGGAAAACCGTGACGTTATCCTCAGAAGTGCAAAGAATTGTGTTTTTACCTGATTGGGATATTTGTGAAAGGTTGATGCTTTTCCAAGGAACCTGGGTGACTGTGTTACTGAGTCACAAAGTTAACATGGAGCTGCAGCAAGTCAACAGGAGGGGCAACAGCACGTTGGTCCTCATTGGAAGAGGCTTTCAGTACAGGAGGAAGAACatcttactgcagttgtacagagCCTGGGTGAGACACCCAcctgagtattgtgtacagttttagtctcctgatctgaagaaGGATATAATCACCAGGGAATGATGCAGTGATTGTTCATTGCACAGATCTCTAGGCCGGTGGGATTACCCGATGAGGCCGGGTCTTGGAGAGCCGACCTGTATTCTCAGAGTGGAGAAGAATGGGCAGGGATCTCCAGGAGGCTTACAACATTCTTACAGAACCCaacagaggaaatgctggaaagaAGTTAGCCCGGACTGAAGGGGGAGCTAGAAccaaggacacagtctcagaatgaggAGGAAGCCCTTTCGGAGTgagagatgaggaatttttttCTGAGAGGAGAGTAGAGCTTTCCAATTCCCTTATCCAGAGGCAGTGTAAGCTCAAACTGTGACTGTCTTCCACATTGAGATTTCGAGATGAGGCATTAGGGGATATGATTATAATTGGGGGAAAATGGTGATGAGTTAGGTGTTCAGCCATGAGCTAGACTGgtcaggctggaggggctgaatgtcctcctggctGTGTTCCTATCTAACTGTGAACCTTCCATTGTAGCATCTTCCCATCACCGGAGCAAGCCAGCAGCATGTCCCACGTTTCTGGAGCACTGAACACAGGCGGGTCTCTCCCAGATCTAACAAACCTGCACTTCCCATCTCCGCTGCCCACCCCACTCGATCCTGAGGAGTCGGTCTTCTCGAGTATCAGTGGAGGCAACAGCACAGGCAACCTCACCACGACCATGACCCACCTGGGAATCGGTGGGGGGTCCCTGGCAATGGCCTCCAACTATGAGTCAGCAGGGGGTAAGGTTCATCTGTCCCTGTCTCCGTCtccgtctctctgtctctgtctctctgtctctctctttttctctctctttctaccctgtctgtctgtctgtctctctctctctctctctctctctctgctctttgaaagagctcaCCAATGATCCCCACTTACGGAACATCTCTCCGTTTTCCCTTCTTTGTTGTGTTTTACAAGTTCCAGCTGTACGTGTTCCTGCTGCAcattcaggcagtgtgttccggATCACAGCAATTCATTGTGTGAGGTGTGTTTCCTCACCCCTCCTTGGTTTCTGTTTCCAATtatcctaaatctatgtcctggTTATCTCTCTCGCACACAGCCGCACCTTGTCACACAGCCACCAGTGGAAATCACTTCTCCTTAATTCCTCAGCCTGAGTTGGCTGTTAAATCTCCCCCTCACCTTTTCTACTCGGAGGAGAGCAGTCTCCGTGTCTGCAGACTCTGTGTGATTGAGTAGCCTTCTACCCTGGTGCATCTCTGGTGAAGCTCTTCTTCTCTCCGCCCTCGGCTGACTTCCGCAAAGATTCATACAATCCATGCAGTGTGGACGCAGGCCTtttagctcattgagtccacactgacccaccgaaaagcatcccactcagacccacacccctgCCCGATCCctagaaccctgcatttcccgtgactAATCCACCTTCCCCGCACAACCTTTGACCCTACAGACAATTTActgtggtcaatccacctaacctgagggaaccggagcacccggaggaaacccacgcagacacggggagaactccaAGAGTGGTATCGAACCCAGGTCattgttgctgtgaggcagcaatgccaacccctgagccaccatgtcacctaaGGGGGTCAGGAGCTGCCTTTTAGCTGGTGTGGTAGGAATGCCGGAATCAGTGAGGCATCCTACTGATCACCAGCCACTGGCAGCTTAGTATTTGGGTGGAGGCTGGCGGAGGCTTTATCTGTGATTTTCTCCTTTGTAGAATGGCCTGCAGATAATTGCTGCCGAGCCTGTAACACTGCCACAGGCCTGGGGCTAACTGTTTTTGTTGGATGAACATAGTGAAGCTATTTCAATACATCTCCATGTTAATACAGACTTGTTTTGTATTGTTCCCCAGGGTTGTCCTCTTCATTACAGGGGTCTCTGAGTAACATGTCTCTGCAGTCCTCGCTCAGTAACCCgtcactgcagtcctcacttagcACCCAGTCACTCAGTAACTCATCACTGCAGTCCTCTCTCAGTAAcccctccctccagtcctctcTCAGCAGTTCCTCCCTTCGTACGTCGCTCAGCAACCCGTCGCTTCAGTCACCGACGGGTAACCCTCCGCTGCAGCCCGCGGTCAACGCTGCCTCCAAGCAGTCTCCGCTGAGCACCTCGTCGCTGCACGGTTCGCTGAACAGCTCACTTCCGCCTGGCTCCATCAGCACATCGCCTCGGAGGAGGGTCCCACTCAACCCTCTCGTCCTGTCCGGTGGTGATTCCAGGAGGACCCACAGCAAGCAATTCTCACCCACCATGTCTCCCACCCTCTCCTCCATCACGCAGGTAAGAGGCAAGGGCCAAAGGCTTCAGCCTGGCCCTGGAAACGTGGGGGTGAAGCGGCAGAGCCACAGTGGGCACACAGCCGCAGGTGGTACATGGAGCTGCACAGTGGCTGTGTAACTGGTGGGGGGGGGCGTCAGTGCATGTACCAACATAGAGAAGTGGGGCGGGACAGGCTCATGGGAGTAGGAAGGCGACTGGAGGCTTTGTACATTGGGGATGTGAATTCGGAGGCAGCATTGTGTGGCTTGTCTGCTGCTGGAACACCTTCTCAGGAGATCTAACTTCCTGCTTCATGTTGCAGGGTATTCCCTTAGATACCAGCAATCTTTCAATTGACCAGCGACTGCCTCCATACTCCTACTGTCCACAAGCTTACCAACAGTCCCAGCAGCAAGGCTACCAGCAATCCCAGCAGCCAGCATACCAGCAGACTCAATCCCAGCAGCCAACATACCAGCAGAATCAATCCCAGCAGCAAGGCTATCAGCAATCCCAGCAGCCGACATACCAGCAGACTCAATCCCAGCAGCAAGGCTACAAGCAATCCCAGCAGCCAACGTACCAGCAGACTCAATCCCAGCAGCCAACGTACCAGCAGACGCAATCCCAGCAGCCAACATACCAGCAGACGCAATCCCAGCAGCCAACTTACCAGCAGACTCAATCCCAGCAGTCAACGTTCCAGCAGTCTCAATCCCAGCAGCCAAATTATCAACAGCCCCAGCTCTCCCAGCAGCCAGGCTACAAACAGTCTCAACTATCCCAGCAGCAGACGTACCAACAGTCCCAACCATCCCAGCAGCAAGGCTACCAGCAGTCTCCG
Proteins encoded in this region:
- the LOC122544723 gene encoding CREB-regulated transcription coactivator 2-like — translated: MEESMSWAPPAQHKDELWRRATKKGIFPSPEQASSMSHVSGALNTGGSLPDLTNLHFPSPLPTPLDPEESVFSSISGGNSTGNLTTTMTHLGIGGGSLAMASNYESAGGLSSSLQGSLSNMSLQSSLSNPSLQSSLSTQSLSNSSLQSSLSNPSLQSSLSSSSLRTSLSNPSLQSPTGNPPLQPAVNAASKQSPLSTSSLHGSLNSSLPPGSISTSPRRRVPLNPLVLSGGDSRRTHSKQFSPTMSPTLSSITQGIPLDTSNLSIDQRLPPYSYCPQAYQQSQQQGYQQSQQPAYQQTQSQQPTYQQNQSQQQGYQQSQQPTYQQTQSQQQGYKQSQQPTYQQTQSQQPTYQQTQSQQPTYQQTQSQQPTYQQTQSQQSTFQQSQSQQPNYQQPQLSQQPGYKQSQLSQQQTYQQSQPSQQQGYQQSPKTSLPQRQQQQQEPSSRCVQSDSNLVSRTSLLNKFFEDAYFEQQLSNQPTGGLSHQLGSCSTDRLVAHVPLNMNTLCGNTGSSSFQQAAMVGLVDRNESLQDSQLLNKQNMYPSNQMATIPDIILTGDSPPDFSKEITSALAGVPGFEVDSQYPLDDELKVEPLTLDGLSMLSDPNLTLLSDPTVEDSFRNERL